A genomic stretch from Anomalospiza imberbis isolate Cuckoo-Finch-1a 21T00152 chromosome 9, ASM3175350v1, whole genome shotgun sequence includes:
- the DBT gene encoding lipoamide acyltransferase component of branched-chain alpha-keto acid dehydrogenase complex, mitochondrial isoform X2 gives MAAVTALRSSCRAAGRLVCIHRVRSCSSVRFIKSKYVCVFDKSALKFSHQQRLFRTSAVSCGQIVQFKLSDIGEGITEVTVKEWYIKEGDSVSQFDSICEVQSDKASVTITSRYDGVIRKLHYSIDDIAFVGKPLVDIEIDASKGVASEEDVVETPPMSHEEHTHQEIKGHKTLATPAVRRLAMENNIKLSEIVGTGKDNRILKEDILNYLAKQTGAILPPSPKAEIVPPQRKAEAVPAAPKDKARKIPVPVSRPIAFAGKDKTEPVTGFQKAMVKTMSAALKIPHFGYCDEIDLTQLVQLREELKPLAEIRGVKLSFMPFFIKAASLGLLQYPVLNASLDENCQNVTYKASHNIGVAMDTEQGLIVPNVKNVQICSVFDIAVELNRLQSLGSAGQLGTSDLTGGTFTLSNIGTIGGTYAKPVILPPEVAIGALGKIQVLPRFNSKGEVVKAQIMNVSWSADHRIIDGATMARFSNLWKSYLENPALMLLDLK, from the exons ATGGCGGCCGTGACCGCgctgaggagcagctgccgAGCCGCGGGGCGCCTG GTTTGCATTCATCGTGTTAGATCGTGCAGCAGCGTTCGCtttataaaatcaaaatatgtgTGCGTGTTTGACAAATCTGCCCTCAAGTTTAGTCATCAACAGCGATTATTCAGAACATCTGCTG TTTCATGTGGCCAAATTGTCCAGTTTAAGCTTTCTGACATTGGAGAAGGAATTACAGAGGTGACTGTAAAAGAATG GTACATAAAGGAAGGTGACAGTGTGTCTCAGTTCGACAGCATCTGTGAGGTGCAGAGTGACAAAGCCTCTGTTACTATCACCAGTCGTTACGATGGCGTCATCAGAAAACTCCATTACAGCATAGATGATATTGCTTTTGTTGGAAAACCACTAGTGGACATTGAAATTGATGCTTCAAAAG GTGTTGCCTCAGAAGAAGATGTTGTTGAAACACCGCCTATGTCTCATGAAGAGCACACTCACCAAGAGATAAAAGGTCACAAAACATTAGCAACCCCTGCAGTTCGTCGCCTGGCCATGGAGAACAAT ATTAAATTGAGTGAAATTGTTGGGACAGGAAAGGATAATAGAATCCTTAAAGAAGATATACTCAACTACTTGGCCAAACAGACAGGAGCTATTTTGCCTCCATCACCAAAGGCTGAAATTGTCCCACCTCAGCGGAAAGCagaggctgtgccagctgctccaAAGGACAAAGCACGCAAAATCCCTGTACCTGTTTCCAGACCCATTGCATTTGCAGGAAAAGATAAAACTGAACCTGTAACAG GTTTTCAGAAGGCCATGGTAAAGACTATGAGTGCAGCCCTAAAAATCCCCCACTTTGGTTATTGTGATGAGATTGATTTGACTCAACTCGTTCAGCTGCGAGAAGAGCTGAAACCTCTAGCTGAAATCCGTGGAGTTAAGCTTTCCTTTATGCCTTTCTTCATAAAG GCAGCCTCTCTGGGATTGCTGCAGTATCCCGTTCTTAATGCTTCTTTGGATGAGAACTGTCAAAATGTCACATATAAG GCTTCACACAACATTGGAGTTGCAATGGACACAGAGCAAGGCTTAATTGTCCCAAATGTGAAAAATGTTCAAATCTGCAGTGTGTTTGACATTGCTGTGGAATTAAATCGCCTCCAGTCCTTGGGCTCTGCAGGCCAACTGGGAACAAGTGACCTCACTGGGGGAACATTCACCCTTTCAAATATTGGCACA ATTGGTGGCACTTATGCCAAACCAGTGATACTACCTCCTGAAGTAGCTATTGGAGCACTTGGAAAGATACAG GTTCTTCCTCGGTTTAATAGCAAAGGTGAAGTAGTTAAAGCACAAATAATGAATGTGAGTTGGTCAGCTGATCATCGCATCATTGATGGAGCTACCATGGCCCGGTTTTCTAACTTGTGGAAATCTTACTTGGAGAACCCTGCCTTGATGCTGCTGGACCTTAAATAA
- the RTCA gene encoding RNA 3'-terminal phosphate cyclase has product MDGDRVEIDGGIMEGGGQILRVSTALSCLLGLPLRVRRIRAGRSQPGLRPQHLSGLEIIRDLCDGKLNGGEIGSTEITFTPGKIKGGTHIADTKTAGSVCLLMQVAMPCVLFAASPSELHLKGGTNAEMAPQIDYTVMVFKPIVEKFNFTFNCDIKRRGYYPQGGGEVVVQMSPVKELSPINLTERGTVTKIYGRAFVAGALPIKLAKDMSAAAVRCIRREIRDLYINIQPVREPDDQAVGTGSGIIIVAETSTGCLLAGSSLGKRGKNADKVGIEAAEMLLQNLKHGGTVDDSLQDQLIIFMALAKGVSRVKSGPITLHTQTAIHFAEQLTKAKFTVTKSEEEDPGNDTYIIECQGMGMINPNLQC; this is encoded by the exons ATGGACGGGGACAGGGTGGAGATAGACGGCGGGATCATGGAGGGG GGCGGGCAGATCCTGCGGGTGTCCACGGCGCTGAGCTGCCTGCTGGGGCTGCCGCTGCGGGTGCGCCGGATCCGCGCCGGGCGGAGCCAGCCCGGCCTCAG ACCTCAGCATCTGTCTGGATTGGAGATCATTCGAGATTTGTGTGATGGGAAGCTGAATGGTGGAGAAATTGGCTCAACAGAAATAACCTTCACTCCTGGGAAGATCAAAGGTGGAACCCACATAGCAGATACAAAAACAGCAGG GAGTGTGTGCCTACTGATGCAGGTAGCAATGCCCTGTGTGCTGTTTGCTGCCTCCCCATCAGAGCTTCATTTAAAAGGTGGGACTAATGCGGAGATGGCTCCTCAGATAGACTACACAGTCATG gttttcaaGCCAATAGTTGAAAAGTTCAATTTCACATTTAATTGTGATATAAAAAGGAG GGGCTACTATCCTCAAGGAGGTGGTGAAGTGGTAGTCCAGATGTCTCCAGTCAAAGAGCTGAGCCCAATAAACTTAACAGAACGTGGCACAGTGACAAAGATTTATGGAAGGGCGTTTGTTGCTGGAGCACTGCCTATCAAA CTGGCAAAAGAcatgtcagcagcagcagtgaggtgCATCAGAAGAGAAATCAGAGACCTTTACATTAACATTCAGCCTGTCAGAGAGCCTGATGATCAAGCTGTTGGGACTGGAAGTGGAATAAT TATTGTTGCAGAGACCTCAACAGGTTGTTTGTTAGCTGGGTCATCACTTGGCAAGAGAG GAAAGAATGCTGACAAGGTTGGCATTGAAGCAGCTGAGATGCTGCTTCAGAATCTTAAACATGGTGGAACTGTGGATGATTCTCTGCAAGACCAA CTGATCATTTTTATGGCATTAGCAAAGGGAGTGTCTAGAGTGAAAAGTGGACCAATTACACTTCATACTCAAACAGCTATACACTTTGCAGAGCAGCTAACAAAG GCCAAATTTACTGTGACAAAATCAGAAGAGGAAGACCCTGGTAATGATACCTATATCATTGAGTGCCAAGGAATGGGGATGATAAACCCAAACTtacagtgttaa
- the DBT gene encoding lipoamide acyltransferase component of branched-chain alpha-keto acid dehydrogenase complex, mitochondrial isoform X1 — MLFSGSSEKIISKFYSFELLEVCIHRVRSCSSVRFIKSKYVCVFDKSALKFSHQQRLFRTSAVSCGQIVQFKLSDIGEGITEVTVKEWYIKEGDSVSQFDSICEVQSDKASVTITSRYDGVIRKLHYSIDDIAFVGKPLVDIEIDASKGVASEEDVVETPPMSHEEHTHQEIKGHKTLATPAVRRLAMENNIKLSEIVGTGKDNRILKEDILNYLAKQTGAILPPSPKAEIVPPQRKAEAVPAAPKDKARKIPVPVSRPIAFAGKDKTEPVTGFQKAMVKTMSAALKIPHFGYCDEIDLTQLVQLREELKPLAEIRGVKLSFMPFFIKAASLGLLQYPVLNASLDENCQNVTYKASHNIGVAMDTEQGLIVPNVKNVQICSVFDIAVELNRLQSLGSAGQLGTSDLTGGTFTLSNIGTIGGTYAKPVILPPEVAIGALGKIQVLPRFNSKGEVVKAQIMNVSWSADHRIIDGATMARFSNLWKSYLENPALMLLDLK; from the exons ATGCTGTTTTCTGGCTCCTCTGAGAAGATAATTTCTAAATTTTACAGTTTTGAGCTACTTGAG GTTTGCATTCATCGTGTTAGATCGTGCAGCAGCGTTCGCtttataaaatcaaaatatgtgTGCGTGTTTGACAAATCTGCCCTCAAGTTTAGTCATCAACAGCGATTATTCAGAACATCTGCTG TTTCATGTGGCCAAATTGTCCAGTTTAAGCTTTCTGACATTGGAGAAGGAATTACAGAGGTGACTGTAAAAGAATG GTACATAAAGGAAGGTGACAGTGTGTCTCAGTTCGACAGCATCTGTGAGGTGCAGAGTGACAAAGCCTCTGTTACTATCACCAGTCGTTACGATGGCGTCATCAGAAAACTCCATTACAGCATAGATGATATTGCTTTTGTTGGAAAACCACTAGTGGACATTGAAATTGATGCTTCAAAAG GTGTTGCCTCAGAAGAAGATGTTGTTGAAACACCGCCTATGTCTCATGAAGAGCACACTCACCAAGAGATAAAAGGTCACAAAACATTAGCAACCCCTGCAGTTCGTCGCCTGGCCATGGAGAACAAT ATTAAATTGAGTGAAATTGTTGGGACAGGAAAGGATAATAGAATCCTTAAAGAAGATATACTCAACTACTTGGCCAAACAGACAGGAGCTATTTTGCCTCCATCACCAAAGGCTGAAATTGTCCCACCTCAGCGGAAAGCagaggctgtgccagctgctccaAAGGACAAAGCACGCAAAATCCCTGTACCTGTTTCCAGACCCATTGCATTTGCAGGAAAAGATAAAACTGAACCTGTAACAG GTTTTCAGAAGGCCATGGTAAAGACTATGAGTGCAGCCCTAAAAATCCCCCACTTTGGTTATTGTGATGAGATTGATTTGACTCAACTCGTTCAGCTGCGAGAAGAGCTGAAACCTCTAGCTGAAATCCGTGGAGTTAAGCTTTCCTTTATGCCTTTCTTCATAAAG GCAGCCTCTCTGGGATTGCTGCAGTATCCCGTTCTTAATGCTTCTTTGGATGAGAACTGTCAAAATGTCACATATAAG GCTTCACACAACATTGGAGTTGCAATGGACACAGAGCAAGGCTTAATTGTCCCAAATGTGAAAAATGTTCAAATCTGCAGTGTGTTTGACATTGCTGTGGAATTAAATCGCCTCCAGTCCTTGGGCTCTGCAGGCCAACTGGGAACAAGTGACCTCACTGGGGGAACATTCACCCTTTCAAATATTGGCACA ATTGGTGGCACTTATGCCAAACCAGTGATACTACCTCCTGAAGTAGCTATTGGAGCACTTGGAAAGATACAG GTTCTTCCTCGGTTTAATAGCAAAGGTGAAGTAGTTAAAGCACAAATAATGAATGTGAGTTGGTCAGCTGATCATCGCATCATTGATGGAGCTACCATGGCCCGGTTTTCTAACTTGTGGAAATCTTACTTGGAGAACCCTGCCTTGATGCTGCTGGACCTTAAATAA